One segment of Streptomyces sp. NA02950 DNA contains the following:
- a CDS encoding amino acid ABC transporter permease, which translates to MSSSVLYDAPGPKARIRNRIFSVVGALAVLGIVVYAVLRLDAKGQFEPEMWNIFNNAGVRTNIRDGVLTTLKVFALAAVLSLALGALLAVGRLSDHKPVRWFATGFIELFRAVPLLITIYSLWLLFLTYKSELGFSGDGTAFWALVIGLTIYNGSVQAEVLRAGINAVPKGQREAAYALGMSKTQVMVTVLIPQAVRAMLPTIISQLVVTLKDTSLGFVITYEELLYSLQQMAGNIVVNDENPYFPMIVVGGVIYIAMCMALSALATWIERRGRRTKTGIPVADAAQPLAAGDAVDLTTTDAPGGKTD; encoded by the coding sequence ATGAGTTCGAGCGTCCTGTACGACGCCCCCGGCCCCAAGGCCCGTATCCGCAACCGGATCTTCTCGGTCGTCGGTGCCCTGGCCGTGCTCGGCATCGTCGTCTACGCCGTACTGCGCCTCGATGCCAAGGGCCAGTTCGAGCCGGAGATGTGGAACATCTTCAACAACGCGGGTGTGCGCACCAACATCCGCGACGGTGTGCTCACCACGCTCAAGGTGTTCGCGCTGGCGGCGGTGCTGTCCCTGGCCCTCGGCGCCCTGCTGGCGGTCGGCAGGCTCTCGGACCACAAGCCGGTCCGGTGGTTCGCGACCGGCTTCATCGAGCTGTTCCGGGCCGTCCCGCTGCTGATCACCATTTACTCCCTGTGGCTGCTCTTCCTCACCTACAAGTCGGAACTGGGATTCAGCGGCGACGGCACAGCGTTCTGGGCCCTGGTCATCGGCCTGACCATCTACAACGGCTCGGTGCAGGCGGAGGTGCTGCGGGCGGGCATCAACGCGGTGCCCAAGGGACAGCGCGAGGCCGCCTACGCCCTGGGCATGAGCAAGACCCAGGTCATGGTGACCGTCCTCATCCCGCAGGCGGTCCGGGCGATGCTGCCGACCATCATCAGCCAGCTGGTGGTCACCCTGAAGGACACCTCGCTCGGCTTCGTCATCACCTATGAGGAGCTGCTGTACTCGCTCCAGCAGATGGCCGGGAACATCGTCGTCAACGACGAGAACCCCTACTTCCCGATGATCGTCGTCGGCGGTGTCATCTACATCGCGATGTGCATGGCGCTCTCCGCCCTGGCCACCTGGATCGAGCGGCGCGGCCGCCGGACCAAGACCGGTATCCCGGTCGCGGACGCCGCCCAGCCGCTGGCCGCCGGTGACGCCGTGGACCTCACCACGACGGACGCCCCGGGCGGCAAGACGGACTGA